The nucleotide sequence CGCCGAGGTCGATCTCGGCGCGCTCGGCCGCTCGCTGTGGGAAAAGCGGAAGTGGATTTTGGCGCCCACGCTGGTTGCGGCGGCGGTGACCTTCGTCGCCGTCAACCTGATGACGCCGGTCTACACCTCGGAATCGCGCATCCTGGTCGAAAACCGCGAGTCCGCCGCCTTCCGCCTGGAGATCGAGCGCACCAGCGTGGCCGACCGCACGCTGGTCGATCCGGAGGCGGTGACCAGCCAGGTCCAGCTTCTGCTATCGCGCGACCTTGGCCGGCAGGTGGTGAAAGAGCTCAAGCTTGACGAGAGGCCCGAGTTCAATTCCGGCGGGTCGCTGCTGTCGTTGTTGCTTCGTCTGGTCGGTCTTGGCGACGATTCGCGCGCAGCAGAAGAGCGCGTGCTGAAGGCCTATTTCGATCGGCTCAGGGTCTATCCCATCGACAAGTCGCGGGTGATCGCGGTCGAGTTCGAATCGCGCGATCGCGATCTGGCCGCGAAAGTCGCCAACGCGGTCGCCGAGACCTATCTCGGGCTGCAGCAGCTCGCCAAGCAGGACACCACCCGCCAGGCGTCGAACTGGCTGCAGGGCGAAATCGAAAAGTTGCGCAAGAAGGTGGCCGAGGCGGAGGGCCGCGTCGAGGCGTTCCGCACTCAGGCCAACCTGTTCGTCGGCGTCAACAACACCCAATTGTCCAACCAGCAGCTTTCGGAGCTGAACACCCAGCTTGGCACGTCGCGCGCCCAGAAGTCCGATGCGGAAGCGAAGGCGCGGTCGATCCGCGGGATGCTCGCCTCCGGCCGACCGATCGAGGTTTCGGAAATCCTCAATTCCGAGCTGATCCGGCGCCTGGTCGAGCAACGCGTCACGCTCACGGCCGTGCTGGCGGAGCAGTCATCGACGCTGCTCGGCCAGCATCCGCGCATCAAGGAACTGCGCGCCCAGATTTCCGCGCTCGAGGGCCAGATCCGCCGTGAGGCGGACCGGATGGTGCGGGCGTTCGAGAGCGACGCCCGCATCGCCGAAGCGCGCGAGCAGCAGCTGGCGAAAGACCTCGAGCAGATGAAGCGTCAGGCCGCCGGCTCCAACGAGCAGGACGTGCACCTTCGCGCGCTCGAACGAGAGGCGAAGGCGCAACGCGACCTGCTCGAATCCTACCTGGCGCGCTATCGTGACTCGGCGGCGCGCGACACGCTGTCGGCGCTGCCGGCGGACGCGCGCATCATCTCGCGGGCGACGCCCTCCAACGTGCCGAGCTTCCCCAAGAAGCTGCCGATTATAGCCCTGGTCACGCTTACGGTGCTGGTGTTGTCGGCCGGCCTTCTCGTCAGCGCGGAGCTGTTTTCCGGACGCACGCCGCCGTCGTCGCCGCCGAATCGAAGCGGCAGGACGGCGCCCGATGCCGAAGCGACCCGGACCGAGCTGGGCGAGGCGTCCGCCCCGGCTCCAGGCGCTCCCACACTGTCCGACCTCGTCCGGGAGCGAGGGGCGGGCATGGTCGCGGTCGCGCCGGCCAACGGCAGTGTCGATGCGAGCCCGATCGTCGTCCGGCTTGCCCGCGGCCTCGCCGTGAGCGGCCGCGCCGTGCTGATCGAACTCGATCCGCGTCAGACCGGCGCGAGCCTGGTCGGCGATCCGGCCGCGCCTGGCGTGGTGGATCTGGTGCGCGGCACCGCGTCGTTCGGGCAGGTAATCCAGCGCGACCGCACGTCGCGCCTCCACATCGTTCCGACCGGGGCGCCGTCGCCGGAGATCGAGGACCTGCTGGCCGCCGACCGGCTGGTGGTGGCGCTGTCGGCGCTGGCCCAGACCTACGACCACGTCATCCTGGCGGCGCCGCCGGCGACGGCGTTGGCCAAGGCGGCGTTTGCGCCGCAATTGCCGCTGGTGGTCGTGGTCGGTCCGAAAAAATGGGAACCGGCGGAGGCCGAGCAGATCTACGATCAGCTGACGGAAGCCGGCATCGCCGATCTGATCGCGGTGGTGGAGGACGATGCTCCCGACGAGGCTGCGGAGTCGGACGATCCGGTTATGGCAGCCTAAAGCACCTGCCGGTCCGGCTGAATCGAGCGGATGTTCTGAAATTTTGTATTATCGACGTTTCCTTCGCAAAACGGGCTCCGGCTTTTGCGGAAACTACGTTCGCTTCGCCGGCCTGATTACCGTGTCTCTTCGGCCGAGCAGCCGGCGCCGAACAGCCGGCGGCGGACCGATTGGACCGTTGCCCACAGACGCGGCGACTGCTTGATGCGGCGCTTGAGCGCGTTCTGGCCGGCTCGTCCAGCCGCCAGCACCCCACCGCTCAGCGTCAGCGGCAGGAAGGAATCGAACAGCGCTTCGGCTTCGTCGCAGAACCAACCTTTGTAGCCGGCCTCGCCGACACCGAGGTCGAACCAATCGTAACCCGCCGCGCAGCACTCGGAGACGAGGTGGATCAGCAGCACGACGCCGGGGCTCCAGCGCGCGTTCTCCGAGCCGGTGATCGACAGCAGCAAGGCGGATACGCGCCGGTCATCGCGCAGCACGCCGCAGAACGCGATCACCTCGGTGTCGCATTCCAGCACGTGGCACTCCAGCAACGGCCGGCCGTCGGAAAGGCCGTGCTGCACCGCCGCGCGCAGGAAGGCCTCGACGCCGGGCTCGGCAAACACGTTGGCGATGCCGGCCCTGCGCAGCCGCGCGGCCTTTTGGGCGAAATAGGCATCGATCGCCCGCGCGGCCTCTTCAGGGGTTTCTGTGCGGTGGTAGCGATAGCCGGGGTTCCGCGCGAGCTTGCGTTCCTTGCGACGGAAATTGTGGCGGGTATCCGGCGACATCAGTCGCGCCAGATAGGCGGCCGGGTCGCTCTCCAACTGGGCGCGCCAGCCATAGCTCGGCGCCGGCTGGTGTGGCAGCAGGCGCAATGGGTTGGTGACGCCGTCCCAGGCCGACGGCTGGCGCTCGATTGCGAGCACGTCAACTCGCACCCCCAGCTTGGCGATGCGGGCGAGAAGATCGGCCACCGCGGCAGCGTCCAGGCTTTCGGCGAGGCTTTTCCGCCACAAGCCGAAATTGTAGTTGACGTGCGTTCCGCCAAGAGGCTCGGCAACCCAAAACGGACCAACCCGGCGCCGGCCGAGGGGCCACAGCATGGAAGGTCGTCCGGTGCCGTCGAATCCGATCACGATCATCGGCTCGACGCCAGCCAATGTGCCGACGTGGCGCAGCCACAGCGCCAGAATGTCGAAGCGTTGGCAGGCCGGAAACACGACCTCACGCTCCAATGCCCGCCACATCGGCTCTGCCGCGGCGAGGTTGGTAAATATCCTCAATTCCGCCAGCGCCGAGCTGCCCGTGGCCACAGCAGCCGACCGGCACGGCAACGTGGCCTCGGTTGAACCCAACGTCACGCAGTTGTCCTCACGCAAATCCATCGACGCCCTTCGGCTTGGTCGGGACAGTCGGGCCGATGGGCGTTCCCGATTTGTCGTGATCGTAAGTCGTCAGCCACCACTGCCGCATCCGCAATTGCCGAAAGGCTGGGATGCGGATGGTCGGAATGTGACGCCGATCGCTCCCTGCAGTCCGCCGTCGGCCGAAATTGGCTGTGGTTTCTCAACTAAAGATAGGCATTAATCGCCTTCTGCGAGGTAATAGCGAGGGAGAACGATCCGCGATCACTTCTTGGTGGCGGGTGCGAATTATCGTCCGGACCGGACTGGAGAATGAACTCTTCGCGGTTGAAACGTGAAGCTTTCAGGGCTGCGCGCTCCAGAAACACAAATTTCGCGCGAACGCAGGATCGCAGCGTGGGAACCGGTTTGGCGGAAAATGCTCCAGACCTCTGAATTGCTGGCCGTTCTTTGACAACGGCGCGTCCCGGCCAAGCCGAAGAACGCAGGTGGCCAAAACTAAAATCCCGGCGGTTGCGGCCGCCGGGATTGAATCTCATGCGTATTTCACCCGCAGGTGCGGCGTGGAATGCCCGGTCGTCCGGTCTGCGTCCGAAGTCGGCGGTTGCGCCGACCTCGGACGTCGATTTGGCGAGCGGCGTTCCGGATTTCTGGCCCTTCGGCTCAGTAGTCCATGCCACCCATGCCGCCCATGCCGCCGCCCGGCATTGCCGGCGCGGCCGCCTTCTTCGGCAGCTCGGCGACCATCGCCTCGGTGGTGATCAAGAGGCCGGCGATCGAGGCGGCGTTCTGCAGCGCGGCGCGCACCACCTTGGTCGGGTCGATGATGCCCTTGGCGACCAGATTGCCGTACTGGCCAGACTGGGCGTCGAAGCCAAAGACATAGGTTGCGTCGTCGAGGATCTTGCCGACGATCACCGAGCCGTCTTCGCCGGCATTGAGCGCGATCTGGCGGGCCGGCCAGGACAGTGCCTTGCGCACGATCTCAATGCCGGTCTTCTGGTCGGCGTTGGCGACCGGGATGCCGTCGAGCACCTTGGTGGCGCGCAGCAGTGCGACGCCGCCGCCCGGCAGGATGCCTTCTTCGACCGCGGCGCGGGTGGCGTGCAGGGCATCGTCAACGCGATCCTTGCGCTCCTTCACCTCCACCTCGGTGGCGCCGCCGACGCGGAGAACCGCGACGCCGCCGGCGAGCTTGGCCAGGCGCTCCTGCAGCTTCTCACGGTCGTAGTCCGAGGTGGTGTCCTCGATCTGCGCCTTGATCTGCGCGACGCGGGCGTCGATGTCGGCCTTCTGGCCGGCGCCGTCGACGATGGTGGTGTTCTCTTTCTCAATCACCACCTTCTTGGCGCGGCCAAGGTGAGTCAGCGTGACATTCTCAAGCTTGAGGCCGAGGTCCTCGCTGATGGCGGTGCCGCCGGTGAGAATGGCGATGTCCTGCAGCATGGCCTTGCGGCGATCGCCGAAGCCCGGCGCCTTGACCGCCGCCACTTTCAGGCCGCCGCGCAGCTTGTTGACGACGAGGGTGGCGAGCGCCTCGCCCTCGACGTCCTCGGCGACGATGACGAGCGGCTTGGAGGTTTGCACCACCGCTTCGAGCAGCGGCAGCAGCTCCTGCAGGCCCGACAGCTTCTTCTCGTAGATCAGGATGTAGGCGTCGTCGAACTCGACGCGCATCTTCTCGGCATTGGTGACGAAGTAGGGCGATACGTAGCCGCGGTCGAACTGCATGCCCTCGACGACGTCGAGCTCGGTGGCGAGGCTCTTGGCCTCCTCGACCGTGATCACGCCCTCATTGCCGACCCGCTTCATGGCGTCGGCGAGGAAGCCGCCGATCTCGGCGTCACCATTGGCGGAAATGGTGCCGACCTGGGCGATCTCGTCGTTGGAGGTGACCTTCTTGGAGTTCTTCTTGAGGTCCGCGACCACCGCTTCGACCGCAAGGTCGATGCCGCGCTTCAAATCCATCGGGTTCATGCCGGCGGCGACCGACTTGACGCCTTCCTTCACGATGGCCTGGGCCAGCACGGTGGCGGTGGTGGTGCCGTCGCCGGCGAGGTCGGACGACTTGGAGGCCACCTCGCGCACCATCTGGGCGCCCATGTTCTCGAACTTGTCCTCGAGCTCGATCTCCTTGGCGACGGTGACGCCGTCCTTGGTGATGCGCGGTGCGCCGTAGGACTTCTCGAGGACGACGTTGCGGCCCTTGGGGCCGAGCGTCACCTTCACGGCATTGGCCAGGATGTCGACGCCGCGCAGCAGCCGGTCGCGCGCGTCGGTAGAGAATTTCACGTCTTTCGCAGCCATGGTTTAGTCCTTGAAAACGGAGGCCCGACCGATGCGGGCAAAGGGAAACTGTGTCTCTCGCCGACGCTGTTGCGCGGCGTCACGGCTCAGGCAGCCTCGAACTCAGGCTGCCTTACCTCAGGCAGCCTTCTTGGCGCTGTCGGTGCCTTCGATCACGCCCATGATGTCGGATTCCTTCATGATCAGAACCTCGACGCCGTCGATCTTGACTTCGGTGCCGGACCACTTGCCGAACAGCACGCGGTCTCCAGCCTTGAGGTCGAGCGGGACCAGCTTGCCCGCTTCGTCGCGCGCGCCCGGGCCCACGGCCAGGATCTCGCCCTGCTGGGGCTTTTCCTTCGCCGTATCGGGAATGATGATCCCCCCGGCGGTCTTCTGCTCAGCGTCGATGCGTTTGACCACGACGCGGTCATGGAGCGGCCGGAACTTCATGTCATTCCTCCAAAGCATTCTTGCGTTCAAAAAAGCTGCAGCGATAGGGCGCTTCAAGCCATCCCCCTTCGCCCGGCTGCGACATAGGCAGCCGCGCAACACCCCGCAAGGGCGTGCCACAAAAATTTAGCACTCTCGATAGGGGAGTGCCAATATGGAATACCGCGTGATTATGTTGGGATTATGCGCTTCAAACCGAAAGAATAGGTATTTGGAAATTTAGGTGGCCTGAGAATTTAAAAAAGTTCGAAAAAGAAATTGACATCTCACAACGCAAAGAGAGTGAAGAATTCGCGGGAACAAATCCGACAAGACGTCCTATCGCCGCGAGGTGCCGGACACAGCGGGAGTTCTCTTTGAGAGGCGATCCTCCCTGGTGGTTCGCCTGCGCCAGGCTGTGCCGCCGATCGCGATCTTCGGTCGCCACGGTATCGTGTAAGCTGGCGCGGGCGCATCCATTGGTGCTCCCGGTCCGCCATCAACCGGGCGGGCACGATGTTGGCCGCGTTGCTGGGGACCGCCGCCGGCCGGCTTGGCGAACAACACAACGATCGTCCCCGGGGAGTGAGAACATGCTGAAGGGAAAGGTGGCGGTGGTGACCGGCTCCACCAGCGGTATCGGGCTGGGCATCGCCCGGGCGCTGGCGGCGGAGGGCGCCGACATCATGATGAACGGGTTCGGCGACGCCGGCGAGATCGAGACGCTGCGCGCCGGCATGGCTGCCGAGTTCGGGGTGCGGGTGGCCTTCAACGGCGCCGATCTCGCCAAGCCGGCCGAGACGCGCGGCCTGATCGAGGCCGCCATCGCCGAGCTCGGCAAGGTCGATATCCTGGTCAACAATGCCGGCATCCAATTCGTCTCGCCGGTCGAGGACTTTCCCGATGAGCAGTGGGAGCGGGTGATCGCGATCAATCTGTCGGCGGCATTCTACGGCACCAAATATGCGTTGCCGGGGATGAAGAGCCGCAATTGGGGCCGCATCATCAACGTCGCCTCGGCACACGGCTTGGCGGCCTCGCCCAACAAGTCGGCTTATGTCGCGGCCAAGCATGGCGTGGTCGGCCTGACCAAGGTGGTGGCGCTGGAGACCGCGGAAACCGGGGTTACCGCCAACGCCATCTGTCCCGGCTGGGTGCTGACGCCGCTGGTGCAGAAGCAGATCGACGCGCTTGCCGCGCGCAAGGGCCTCAGCGATGCCGAGGCGAGCCGCGATCTGCTGAGCGAAAAGCAGCCGTCGAAGACGTTCGTCACGCCCGAGCAGATTGCTGCCCTGGCGGTGTTCATCTGCTCGGACGCGGCCGCCAATCTGCGCGGCGCTGCCATCAACATGGATGGCGGCTGGCTGGCGCAGTGAGAGGTGCCGTGCGCCGGGCGGCGCGAGCCGCTCCGCCCGGTGCAGCGCGTACGCGTCAGCCCGATCCAACGCGGACTGACGCGGATATGATTACGCCCAAGCTCGCCAAATCGTGCCGCCTTGCTATAAAATTGAGCAGTTGCCGCCGTAATGCCGGACAATGTTGCCGCCGATCCGGGCGTGGCGGTACAAAACAGCGAACACTCGGTTGGCGGCCGTGCAAGCGGCCCTCCGTTCGGCCTGGGGCGGTAGCTGTATCCCGCCGTGACACCCGCCGGTTCCCGGATCGGCATTAACCAATCGGTACCTTCGCGAACTGGACCATCGCTTGCATGGGGGGTGTGGTGCGATGGCGCGGACATCGGTTGCGGTCAACCGAACGTGGACCGCCGGGTGCTGGGTGGAGGTCGAGATGTGGGTTCGTTGCGTTGCTGCCATGGTTTTCGCGAGCGCAGGCCTGTTCACGCTGCTGGCTCTGACCGGGGATGGCCCGGTTTTCGCCGTCAAGGAACGGCAGATGGTGGTGCTCGGCGCCATTGGCGAGTTGCCGGTTGGCGTTACGATGGCGAATACGCTGGCGGTCGTCGGCTCGACCTCGACAGTGGCCCGCTAACTGTTGGCACTCATCTTTAGATGCTGCCAGATAATACGGAAGTTCATCTAAAATTTCTATAGCCACCCGTTGCGCGCCAGTCGTCTTGAGCTATCATTTGGCCTGAGCGATCCAAATTCTCTCGCGAGCGTGTGAAGGGAGGGTAAGGGAATGGTGAGTGATGATTTCAGGCGTCAGGTCGCGGGCTATGGGCTGACGACGGCCAATATCTGCTATCGTCGGTCGGATTTTCCCGCCATTCTCCAGACGTTTATCTGGCAGGACTATGATCTTTATCCAAAGTTCCCGTCGCTGACCAAGTTTTTGAATTTCTGGGAAAGCGAACTGGAAGGGCCGTTGCACTCGGTGACCGTCGCCCATTCGCGGCTGATCGGGCCAGCCGAATTCAAAATCGTCGACGGCATGTTCCGGCTGCATTGAGCCGAGCCGTCCGGCTCCGGGCGCCGCCGTCGCGGCGGCGATGGCGGGAACGAATCCGCTGGCACCAATGGTCCGGTGCCGGCTTCCGGCATCCTGGACCATTGGTTCGGGTGGGGACGGCGGCTCACCATCGCCAATCGCCCGACCTGTCGGCAAGGAGGCACCCGGTTTGTAGCGGGAGAGGTAACCAGGTAAGCCGACCTCAGTCATCGTGCCGATCGGCGGCGGCGAAGCCTTGATTTCGCCGGTTCCGTACGACACCTATGGCAGACAAGGGGAACTCAGTTATGTCCGCCGCCGGTCGCCGCACGTCCGAACTTTTGTCTGAGCTGGCGGTGGGTGATCCCGACGAAACCATCACCTTCGGCGAAGTTTTCCATCGCCTTGAGCACAAGGCGTTCGGCGCGCTGTTCCTGGTGCTGGCGATTCCCAACTGCTTCCCGATGGTGCCCGGCGTATCGGTGATCACGGGTGTTGCGGTGCTGCTGCTGGCACTGCAGCTGGCGTCCGGGCTCGAGGAGCCGTGGCTGCCGTCGGCGATCCGGCACAAGGGGTTCGCTCGCGGTGCGTTCGCCCGCGTTCTCGGCAAGACGCTGCCGTGGATCGTCCGCGTCGAGCAGCTCGCCTCGCCTCGGCTGCAAATTCTCACCTCCGGCACTGGCCGGCGCGTGTTCGGCGCCATGATCGCGGTGCTGGCGGTGGCGATGATGCTGCCGGTGCCGTTCATCGGCAATATCCCGCCGGGCATCGCCATTGCGGTGCTCTCGCTCGGCCTGCTGGAGCACGACGGCCGGGTGGTTGCGGTGGGCTATGCGGTGGGGACGGTGGCGATTATCGTGGTGGCCGGCATGTTGGCGGGCCTGATGATCGGCTTCGAGGCCATCGTGTTCTGAGCCGGCGACCGAGCCGCCAGCGTCTCATCCGCGCGGGGGCGGCATTCTTTGCGGTTTTTCGACCGACGGGTTGGAGAGCCGTGTTTCGCCTGACGCCCGCCGGGACTGACGTATGGCCTACGCCGTCAAAGAGATGTTC is from Blastochloris viridis and encodes:
- a CDS encoding GNAT family N-acetyltransferase, which codes for MDLREDNCVTLGSTEATLPCRSAAVATGSSALAELRIFTNLAAAEPMWRALEREVVFPACQRFDILALWLRHVGTLAGVEPMIVIGFDGTGRPSMLWPLGRRRVGPFWVAEPLGGTHVNYNFGLWRKSLAESLDAAAVADLLARIAKLGVRVDVLAIERQPSAWDGVTNPLRLLPHQPAPSYGWRAQLESDPAAYLARLMSPDTRHNFRRKERKLARNPGYRYHRTETPEEAARAIDAYFAQKAARLRRAGIANVFAEPGVEAFLRAAVQHGLSDGRPLLECHVLECDTEVIAFCGVLRDDRRVSALLLSITGSENARWSPGVVLLIHLVSECCAAGYDWFDLGVGEAGYKGWFCDEAEALFDSFLPLTLSGGVLAAGRAGQNALKRRIKQSPRLWATVQSVRRRLFGAGCSAEETR
- a CDS encoding 3-hydroxybutyrate dehydrogenase: MLKGKVAVVTGSTSGIGLGIARALAAEGADIMMNGFGDAGEIETLRAGMAAEFGVRVAFNGADLAKPAETRGLIEAAIAELGKVDILVNNAGIQFVSPVEDFPDEQWERVIAINLSAAFYGTKYALPGMKSRNWGRIINVASAHGLAASPNKSAYVAAKHGVVGLTKVVALETAETGVTANAICPGWVLTPLVQKQIDALAARKGLSDAEASRDLLSEKQPSKTFVTPEQIAALAVFICSDAAANLRGAAINMDGGWLAQ
- a CDS encoding exopolysaccharide biosynthesis protein; this translates as MSAAGRRTSELLSELAVGDPDETITFGEVFHRLEHKAFGALFLVLAIPNCFPMVPGVSVITGVAVLLLALQLASGLEEPWLPSAIRHKGFARGAFARVLGKTLPWIVRVEQLASPRLQILTSGTGRRVFGAMIAVLAVAMMLPVPFIGNIPPGIAIAVLSLGLLEHDGRVVAVGYAVGTVAIIVVAGMLAGLMIGFEAIVF
- the groL gene encoding chaperonin GroEL (60 kDa chaperone family; promotes refolding of misfolded polypeptides especially under stressful conditions; forms two stacked rings of heptamers to form a barrel-shaped 14mer; ends can be capped by GroES; misfolded proteins enter the barrel where they are refolded when GroES binds) — encoded protein: MAAKDVKFSTDARDRLLRGVDILANAVKVTLGPKGRNVVLEKSYGAPRITKDGVTVAKEIELEDKFENMGAQMVREVASKSSDLAGDGTTTATVLAQAIVKEGVKSVAAGMNPMDLKRGIDLAVEAVVADLKKNSKKVTSNDEIAQVGTISANGDAEIGGFLADAMKRVGNEGVITVEEAKSLATELDVVEGMQFDRGYVSPYFVTNAEKMRVEFDDAYILIYEKKLSGLQELLPLLEAVVQTSKPLVIVAEDVEGEALATLVVNKLRGGLKVAAVKAPGFGDRRKAMLQDIAILTGGTAISEDLGLKLENVTLTHLGRAKKVVIEKENTTIVDGAGQKADIDARVAQIKAQIEDTTSDYDREKLQERLAKLAGGVAVLRVGGATEVEVKERKDRVDDALHATRAAVEEGILPGGGVALLRATKVLDGIPVANADQKTGIEIVRKALSWPARQIALNAGEDGSVIVGKILDDATYVFGFDAQSGQYGNLVAKGIIDPTKVVRAALQNAASIAGLLITTEAMVAELPKKAAAPAMPGGGMGGMGGMDY
- a CDS encoding usg protein, translating into MVSDDFRRQVAGYGLTTANICYRRSDFPAILQTFIWQDYDLYPKFPSLTKFLNFWESELEGPLHSVTVAHSRLIGPAEFKIVDGMFRLH
- the groES gene encoding co-chaperone GroES, encoding MKFRPLHDRVVVKRIDAEQKTAGGIIIPDTAKEKPQQGEILAVGPGARDEAGKLVPLDLKAGDRVLFGKWSGTEVKIDGVEVLIMKESDIMGVIEGTDSAKKAA
- a CDS encoding GumC family protein, which translates into the protein MSGVDDTDERDPESARVRAAGVAPSIGRQVAVEAGRLPLAFNEPAEVDLGALGRSLWEKRKWILAPTLVAAAVTFVAVNLMTPVYTSESRILVENRESAAFRLEIERTSVADRTLVDPEAVTSQVQLLLSRDLGRQVVKELKLDERPEFNSGGSLLSLLLRLVGLGDDSRAAEERVLKAYFDRLRVYPIDKSRVIAVEFESRDRDLAAKVANAVAETYLGLQQLAKQDTTRQASNWLQGEIEKLRKKVAEAEGRVEAFRTQANLFVGVNNTQLSNQQLSELNTQLGTSRAQKSDAEAKARSIRGMLASGRPIEVSEILNSELIRRLVEQRVTLTAVLAEQSSTLLGQHPRIKELRAQISALEGQIRREADRMVRAFESDARIAEAREQQLAKDLEQMKRQAAGSNEQDVHLRALEREAKAQRDLLESYLARYRDSAARDTLSALPADARIISRATPSNVPSFPKKLPIIALVTLTVLVLSAGLLVSAELFSGRTPPSSPPNRSGRTAPDAEATRTELGEASAPAPGAPTLSDLVRERGAGMVAVAPANGSVDASPIVVRLARGLAVSGRAVLIELDPRQTGASLVGDPAAPGVVDLVRGTASFGQVIQRDRTSRLHIVPTGAPSPEIEDLLAADRLVVALSALAQTYDHVILAAPPATALAKAAFAPQLPLVVVVGPKKWEPAEAEQIYDQLTEAGIADLIAVVEDDAPDEAAESDDPVMAA